TCCTCGTCGCAGCATGCAAGGGTGCCGCCACCCACTTCCATAACCTCTACCCTGTTACCGCAAATGATACATACATAGATTTCCCCTTCATCACTTACAGCCATAATGACCCCCCTTTTTTGTTTTTCTATAGCGCTATAAAAAATGCGCCGCTTAAGGTAAACGGGCTTCCATTTCAATAGGTTTCGACAAAAACCTCGAAATGTTCCTGACCATGTTCGCATGCAGGACATTTGTCAGGCGCTTTATTCTCTTCATGAATATAACCGCAGTTACGGCACTTCCACCGTACCTCTTCCTCTTTTTTAAAGACCTTGCCCTTTTCCATATTTTCGGCAAGTTTCAGGTACCTCGCTTCGTGGCGTTTTTCCACCTGGGCAATCATCTCAAAGGAATGAGCGATTTCAGAAAAGCCTTCTTCCCGGGCGATTTCAGAAAAATTTTTATAAAGTATGGTCCATTCCTCGTTTTCACCTGCTGCCGCCGCATTCAGGTTATCAAGAGTAGTCCCTTTGGCAACGGGGTAAGCGGCATTAATATCAAGGGCAGCGGGAAGGTGATCCTGAAGCTTTTCAAGTAAGTGTTTAAAAAATACCCTGGCATGTTCCTTCTCATTATCGGCCGTTTCCATAAAAATGGCTTCAATCTGCCTGTATCCCTCTTTTCTTGCCGACGAGGCATAGTAGGTATACCTGTTTCTTGCCTGTGATTCTCCTGCAAAGGCCTTCATCAGGTTTTCACATGTCCTGGTTTTTTTAAAATCACTCATTTTTCAGCACTCCTTCGCTGAGCTCTAATTTATCACCTTGAATGAGTACCAGCTCCCTGAAGCCTTTATTTCTTTTTTGCTTCCTTTTTTTCGCCCTTCTTTTCCACTTTGGCTTCCAGCTTTGAAATCTTGCCTTTAAGGGACTTTATATCGGCCATTGTCGCAATTCCAAGTTCCTTGATAATGGCATGAACCTGCTCTTCCACAATGGACTTCATCTTTCTCTGGCTCTCTTCGGCGATTTTTTTGAAATCTTTCAGTATATCGCCACCTTCTTTTTCCGTAAGCTTTCCCTTAACGACCAGTTCATCAGTAATCTCTTTCATTTTTTCCTGTGTCATGGCTGCTGCGCCAAGGCCGACTTCAAGTGTTTTCTTTAACACATCAATCATTTGAGGTACCTCCTTATCAATTATATATCAAAGATATCAAATCGGTATTTAATGTCAAATTTTTAGTAATTCATTTGAATTTTAACATGAAGGCCGGCGCTGTCAAGGACCAGTTTTGCCTCTTCAAAAGAGGGTGGCACAAGCCCCGGCTGCGGATTATTGGAGACAGCGGCGCCTTCTGAAGGGTAAAAACCCCACTTTAAATCCATCTTTCCGTTTCCGTTCTCGTCATGAAGCACAGCAAGGGCATAAAAACCATAAGGAAGGTCTTTAAACAGCGTATCCGCCCTTCCCTCACGGATCGGTACCATACGGCTCTCAAGCGA
Above is a window of Deltaproteobacteria bacterium DNA encoding:
- a CDS encoding rubrerythrin family protein; amino-acid sequence: MSDFKKTRTCENLMKAFAGESQARNRYTYYASSARKEGYRQIEAIFMETADNEKEHARVFFKHLLEKLQDHLPAALDINAAYPVAKGTTLDNLNAAAAGENEEWTILYKNFSEIAREEGFSEIAHSFEMIAQVEKRHEARYLKLAENMEKGKVFKKEEEVRWKCRNCGYIHEENKAPDKCPACEHGQEHFEVFVETY
- a CDS encoding phasin family protein, which encodes MIDVLKKTLEVGLGAAAMTQEKMKEITDELVVKGKLTEKEGGDILKDFKKIAEESQRKMKSIVEEQVHAIIKELGIATMADIKSLKGKISKLEAKVEKKGEKKEAKKK
- a CDS encoding DUF2141 domain-containing protein, giving the protein MIRKSLLILLFILLGITNAGGNEIKGNIHVTVEKMKNSKGYVKIRLYNSGEGFPLSGKRSLESRMVPIREGRADTLFKDLPYGFYALAVLHDENGNGKMDLKWGFYPSEGAAVSNNPQPGLVPPSFEEAKLVLDSAGLHVKIQMNY
- a CDS encoding desulfoferrodoxin FeS4 iron-binding domain-containing protein, which codes for MAVSDEGEIYVCIICGNRVEVMEVGGGTLACCDEDMEAEE